The following coding sequences lie in one Arthrobacter sp. PGP41 genomic window:
- a CDS encoding proline--tRNA ligase: MVTRLSQLFLRTLREDPVDAEVASHRLLVRAGYIRRAAPGIYTWLPLGLSVLRKVEAVIREEMAGIGAQEVHFPALLPREPYEATNRWTEYGEGLFRLQDRKGADYLLAPTHEEMFTLLVKDLYSSYKDLPLSLYQIQNKYRDEARPRAGLLRGREFIMKDSYSFDVDDAGLDASYAAHRGAYLRIFERLGLEVIPVTATAGAMGGSKSEEFLHPTDIGEDTFVRSAGGYAANVEAVTTVAPAEIDFTGAPAAEVLDTPDTPTIDTLVAASNTLAPRSEADGGAWTAADTLKNVVLAVTLPTGERQLVVIGVPGDRAVDLKRVEANIGSFLPIGGEIGLEAANDDDLKKQPLIVKGYLGPGLSLEEPLLGAESSTKLLYLVDPRVVRGTTWITGANEAGKHVYGLVAGRDFTWDGVIECTEVREGDPAPDGSGPLETARGIEMGHIFQLGRKYAEALELKVLDQNGKQVTVTMGSYGVGVTRAVAALAEANHDARGLVWPRAVAPADVHVVAVGKGEEIFATAERLAADLEAAGLDVLLDDRPKVSPGVKFGDAELVGVPTILAVGRGLVDGVVEIKDRRSGDAENVAVDKAVDYVVNAVRTS; this comes from the coding sequence GTGGTTACAAGACTGTCCCAGCTATTCCTGCGCACCCTCCGCGAAGATCCCGTCGACGCCGAGGTGGCCAGCCACCGGCTCCTGGTCCGCGCAGGCTACATCCGCCGCGCGGCCCCCGGCATCTACACCTGGCTGCCGCTGGGACTGAGCGTCCTGCGCAAGGTGGAAGCCGTTATCCGCGAGGAGATGGCCGGGATCGGGGCGCAGGAAGTCCACTTTCCGGCCCTCCTTCCCCGTGAGCCCTACGAGGCCACCAACCGCTGGACCGAATACGGCGAGGGCCTGTTCCGGCTCCAGGACCGCAAGGGCGCCGATTACCTGCTGGCCCCCACGCACGAGGAAATGTTCACGCTGCTGGTCAAGGACCTGTACTCCTCCTACAAGGACCTGCCGCTGAGCCTCTACCAGATCCAGAACAAGTACCGCGATGAGGCGCGTCCCCGTGCCGGCCTCCTGCGCGGCCGCGAGTTCATCATGAAGGACTCCTACTCCTTCGACGTGGACGACGCCGGCCTGGACGCCAGCTACGCCGCCCACCGCGGCGCCTACCTGCGCATCTTCGAGCGCCTCGGCCTGGAGGTCATCCCGGTAACCGCGACGGCCGGTGCCATGGGCGGCTCCAAGAGCGAAGAGTTCCTGCACCCCACCGACATCGGCGAGGACACCTTCGTCCGGTCTGCCGGCGGCTACGCAGCCAATGTCGAGGCGGTGACCACCGTGGCCCCGGCTGAGATCGACTTCACCGGCGCTCCGGCCGCCGAGGTGCTCGACACCCCGGATACCCCCACCATCGACACCCTGGTGGCAGCCTCCAATACACTCGCCCCCCGCAGCGAAGCCGACGGCGGTGCCTGGACCGCCGCCGACACCCTTAAGAACGTAGTGCTCGCCGTTACCCTGCCCACCGGCGAGCGCCAGCTGGTGGTTATCGGGGTGCCGGGCGACCGCGCCGTGGACCTGAAGCGCGTCGAAGCGAACATCGGTTCCTTCCTGCCCATCGGCGGTGAGATCGGCCTGGAAGCCGCCAACGACGACGACCTCAAGAAGCAGCCGCTCATCGTGAAGGGCTACCTCGGCCCCGGCCTGTCCCTGGAGGAGCCCCTGCTGGGAGCCGAAAGTTCAACGAAGCTCCTGTACCTGGTGGACCCCCGCGTGGTCCGCGGCACAACCTGGATCACCGGCGCCAACGAGGCAGGCAAGCACGTATACGGCCTGGTGGCCGGCCGGGACTTCACCTGGGACGGTGTCATCGAGTGCACGGAGGTCCGCGAAGGCGATCCCGCCCCGGATGGCTCCGGCCCGCTGGAGACCGCCCGCGGCATCGAGATGGGGCACATCTTCCAGCTCGGCCGCAAGTACGCAGAAGCGCTGGAGTTGAAGGTCCTGGACCAGAATGGCAAGCAGGTCACCGTGACCATGGGCTCCTATGGCGTCGGAGTCACGCGGGCCGTTGCGGCGCTGGCCGAGGCCAACCACGACGCGCGGGGGCTCGTCTGGCCGCGTGCCGTTGCCCCGGCCGATGTACATGTTGTTGCGGTGGGCAAGGGTGAAGAGATCTTCGCCACCGCCGAGCGACTGGCAGCCGACCTTGAGGCAGCGGGCCTGGATGTCCTGCTCGACGACCGGCCGAAGGTTTCGCCCGGGGTCAAGTTCGGCGATGCCGAACTGGTGGGCGTTCCCACCATCCTTGCCGTTGGCCGCGGCCTGGTGGATGGTGTTGTCGAGATCAAGGACCGCCGCAGTGGTGACGCCGAAAACGTGGCAGTGGACAAGGCAGTTGACTACGTAGTCAACGCTGTCCGCACCAGCTGA
- a CDS encoding sulfite exporter TauE/SafE family protein has protein sequence MESGLESLGLTTLLLIVLAGFAAGWVDAVVGGGGLIQLPALLLVPGITPVQALATNKMGSIFGTATSAATYYRRVGPDLKTALPMAVIALAGSFGGAVLAATLPATVFKPIIVTALVAVALFTALKPDVGGITVLRHDGRRHYVIACLIGAVIGFYDGLIGPGTGSFLVIALVSAMGYAFLEASAKAKIVNMATNAGALLFFLPHGSLLWGLGLLLGAANMAGGYLGARTAVKQGSRFVRAVFLLVVSGLIIKLGYDVWQENFA, from the coding sequence GTGGAGTCCGGACTCGAATCCCTCGGGCTGACAACACTCCTTTTGATCGTGCTAGCCGGTTTCGCTGCCGGCTGGGTGGACGCAGTGGTGGGCGGGGGCGGGCTGATCCAGCTCCCCGCCCTGCTGCTGGTCCCGGGGATCACCCCCGTCCAAGCGCTGGCGACGAACAAGATGGGGTCCATCTTCGGCACCGCCACCAGTGCTGCCACCTACTACCGGCGGGTGGGACCGGACCTTAAGACGGCGCTGCCGATGGCCGTGATCGCCCTGGCGGGCAGCTTTGGCGGCGCCGTGCTGGCAGCAACCCTGCCGGCTACGGTCTTCAAGCCCATCATCGTCACGGCGCTGGTCGCCGTCGCCCTTTTCACTGCACTGAAGCCGGACGTTGGCGGCATCACCGTGCTGCGGCACGATGGCCGTAGGCACTACGTGATTGCCTGCCTGATCGGGGCCGTCATCGGTTTCTACGACGGCCTCATCGGCCCGGGGACAGGCTCCTTCCTGGTCATCGCCCTGGTCTCGGCGATGGGCTATGCCTTCCTGGAAGCCAGCGCCAAAGCCAAGATCGTCAACATGGCCACCAATGCGGGCGCACTGCTGTTCTTCCTGCCCCACGGCTCCCTCCTGTGGGGCCTCGGCCTGCTGCTGGGAGCTGCCAACATGGCTGGCGGCTACCTCGGAGCAAGGACAGCAGTCAAACAGGGAAGCCGCTTTGTCCGCGCGGTCTTCCTGCTGGTGGTGTCGGGCCTCATCATCAAGCTCGGCTACGACGTCTGGCAGGAAAACTTCGCCTGA
- a CDS encoding pyridoxal phosphate-dependent decarboxylase family protein, with protein MSHGYDEYAPALAAAAGHAAAWLRSLPERPVGPAAAAHDLTGAFGGPLPREGMPAEKVVDLLAKTAEPGLMAMPSGRFFGWVIGGTLPAALASDWLVSAWDQNAGLRYATPAMAAVEEGAGSWLLELLGLPGQSDVGFVTGATMANFTCMAAARWRLLADAGWDLDSDGLSGAPRIRCLVGRERHDTVDLGLRYLGLGKPAVVDSDSQGRLIPEALDAALAGGSGPALVCLQAGNVHSGAFDPFPEAIRVARKHGAWVHVDGAFGLWAAAAPELRHLIRGYEDADSWGTDAHKTLNVPYDCGIAIVRDAAALRSAMGLHASYLVHDAEGPGDPFEKVPELSRRARGVTVWAALKSLGSDGVAAQVEGMAAAASEIAAGLAGLDGVEVLNDVGYTQVCVAFGDDATTRAVTARVIGDGRVWMSGSRWRDRDILRVSVSNWRTEGDEVGTAVDAIRSALAAVRGS; from the coding sequence ATGTCACATGGCTATGACGAGTACGCCCCGGCCCTGGCGGCAGCGGCAGGCCACGCCGCGGCCTGGCTGCGAAGCCTTCCCGAGAGGCCCGTGGGACCGGCGGCGGCCGCCCATGACCTCACCGGCGCCTTTGGCGGCCCGCTGCCGCGTGAGGGGATGCCGGCTGAGAAAGTGGTGGACCTGCTGGCGAAGACGGCAGAACCGGGGCTCATGGCCATGCCCTCCGGCCGGTTCTTCGGCTGGGTGATCGGCGGGACGCTACCTGCCGCCCTTGCCTCCGACTGGCTGGTGAGTGCCTGGGACCAGAACGCCGGACTGCGCTACGCCACCCCTGCCATGGCGGCGGTCGAGGAGGGCGCGGGCAGTTGGCTCCTGGAACTGCTGGGACTTCCTGGACAGTCCGACGTCGGGTTCGTTACCGGCGCCACGATGGCGAATTTCACCTGCATGGCCGCCGCACGGTGGCGGCTGCTTGCGGACGCCGGCTGGGACCTGGACAGTGACGGGCTGTCTGGCGCTCCGAGGATCCGCTGCCTGGTGGGGCGGGAACGGCATGACACCGTGGACCTTGGCCTGCGCTACCTGGGCCTGGGCAAGCCCGCGGTGGTGGACTCCGACAGCCAGGGGCGGTTGATCCCCGAAGCCCTGGACGCAGCACTGGCTGGAGGCTCAGGCCCCGCATTAGTCTGCCTCCAGGCAGGGAACGTCCATTCAGGCGCTTTTGACCCGTTCCCCGAAGCCATCCGCGTTGCCCGGAAACACGGAGCGTGGGTCCATGTGGATGGCGCCTTCGGCCTGTGGGCCGCCGCAGCCCCCGAACTGCGCCATCTGATCCGTGGCTATGAGGATGCGGACTCCTGGGGAACGGATGCCCACAAGACCCTCAACGTTCCCTACGACTGCGGCATCGCGATTGTCCGGGATGCTGCAGCCCTTCGCTCTGCCATGGGCCTGCACGCCAGCTACCTGGTGCATGACGCGGAAGGTCCCGGCGATCCCTTCGAAAAGGTCCCGGAGCTGTCACGGCGGGCGCGCGGCGTGACGGTGTGGGCGGCCCTGAAGAGCCTCGGCTCCGACGGCGTGGCAGCCCAGGTGGAGGGAATGGCCGCCGCGGCCTCGGAAATCGCCGCGGGGCTGGCCGGGCTGGACGGCGTGGAAGTGTTGAACGACGTCGGCTACACCCAGGTTTGCGTGGCGTTCGGCGACGACGCCACCACCCGGGCGGTGACGGCCCGCGTCATCGGGGACGGCAGGGTATGGATGTCCGGGTCACGGTGGCGGGACCGGGACATCCTCCGGGTGTCGGTCAGCAACTGGCGCACCGAAGGGGACGAGGTCGGCACTGCCGTGGACGCCATCCGTTCCGCACTCGCCGCCGTGCGCGGCAGCTGA
- a CDS encoding aminoglycoside phosphotransferase family protein codes for MSQPTVLPIPPDLAARYGGTPEGRAWLASLPGIAESLLARWHLASGLGPGVVPWNGHGAVVIPVVREDASPAALKIAFPHDEARVERHALSLWSGRGAVALLASDTGTCSMLLERLDAGRPLSNVPMADAVVVWGGLVRQLSLLPDDRPQWREFEHIAARAEQWSDDLPADWEQLGRPFPRWLLEAALEVCQIRGAVGRRSARDVLVHTDLHYLNILARPGTRATNGKPTPDGFAAIDPQPMIGEPEFGVAPLLWNRLQDLPLNQPEAGLRGRCADFSAAAGLDPEAARQWAVAREVANALWYAGKPRHRGDLARSLWVASTLAGRTLEGLPPAHALPEPGQAAGPT; via the coding sequence ATGAGCCAGCCAACGGTACTCCCCATTCCTCCGGACCTTGCCGCGCGCTACGGCGGCACCCCGGAAGGCCGGGCCTGGCTGGCTTCCTTGCCCGGCATCGCCGAAAGCCTGCTGGCCCGGTGGCATCTTGCCTCCGGCCTTGGTCCCGGCGTCGTGCCCTGGAACGGCCACGGTGCGGTCGTGATTCCGGTGGTCCGGGAGGACGCCTCCCCCGCTGCCCTCAAGATCGCCTTCCCCCACGACGAAGCGAGGGTGGAGCGGCATGCGCTGTCACTGTGGAGCGGGCGGGGCGCCGTCGCGCTGCTGGCGTCGGACACGGGCACGTGTTCCATGCTCCTCGAAAGGCTCGACGCCGGCCGCCCGCTCAGCAACGTGCCGATGGCTGACGCCGTGGTGGTATGGGGCGGGCTGGTCCGCCAGCTAAGCCTCCTTCCCGATGACCGGCCGCAGTGGCGGGAGTTCGAGCACATCGCCGCCCGTGCCGAACAGTGGAGCGACGACCTCCCCGCGGATTGGGAACAGCTCGGCCGCCCCTTTCCACGGTGGCTGCTGGAAGCGGCGCTGGAGGTGTGCCAGATACGGGGCGCGGTGGGGCGCCGCTCGGCGCGGGACGTCCTGGTCCATACGGACCTGCACTACCTCAATATCCTGGCCAGGCCGGGCACCCGCGCAACAAACGGAAAACCAACGCCGGACGGTTTCGCAGCCATCGACCCCCAGCCCATGATCGGCGAACCGGAATTCGGCGTGGCACCGCTGTTATGGAACCGCCTGCAGGACCTGCCGCTGAACCAGCCCGAAGCCGGCCTGCGTGGACGCTGCGCGGACTTCAGCGCCGCAGCCGGCCTGGACCCCGAGGCCGCCCGGCAATGGGCCGTGGCCAGGGAAGTGGCCAACGCGCTCTGGTACGCCGGGAAGCCCCGCCATCGCGGCGATTTGGCAAGGTCCCTCTGGGTTGCCAGTACCCTCGCCGGGCGGACCCTGGAAGGACTGCCGCCGGCACATGCTTTGCCGGAGCCCGGCCAGGCCGCGGGTCCGACCTGA
- a CDS encoding VIT1/CCC1 transporter family protein, producing the protein METEPHGNDTAQRLNWLRAGVLGANDGIVSVAAIVVGVAGATAESGPILAAGAAGLVGGAVSMALGEYVSVSSQSDSQKALIEKERRELAEEPAEELAELTAIYLAKGLSPETAGKVAEELTAHDALAAHLSAELNIDETDIVNPWHAAFASAMAFVIGAVLPMLAILLPPPEVRVPLTFAAVLVALALTGALGAWIGGGSKSRAAVRVVAGGALALAATFSIGSMLGATGVV; encoded by the coding sequence ATGGAGACCGAACCGCACGGCAACGATACCGCCCAGCGGCTGAACTGGCTGCGTGCGGGCGTCCTGGGTGCCAACGACGGCATCGTCTCGGTGGCGGCGATCGTGGTTGGCGTGGCAGGGGCCACCGCCGAGTCCGGCCCCATCCTCGCTGCCGGGGCCGCGGGGCTGGTGGGCGGCGCGGTATCCATGGCACTGGGTGAGTACGTATCCGTGAGCAGCCAGAGCGACAGCCAAAAAGCCCTGATAGAGAAAGAGCGCCGGGAGCTGGCCGAGGAACCGGCGGAGGAACTGGCAGAACTTACCGCCATCTACCTCGCCAAGGGCCTCAGCCCCGAAACAGCCGGCAAGGTAGCCGAAGAACTCACGGCCCATGATGCCCTGGCCGCGCACCTCTCCGCCGAACTCAACATCGACGAGACGGACATCGTGAACCCCTGGCACGCGGCCTTCGCTTCAGCCATGGCTTTTGTTATCGGCGCGGTCCTCCCAATGCTGGCAATCCTTCTTCCGCCGCCGGAGGTCCGTGTTCCCTTGACCTTCGCTGCTGTCCTGGTTGCACTGGCCCTGACGGGAGCATTGGGCGCCTGGATCGGCGGCGGTTCCAAATCCAGGGCCGCGGTCAGGGTGGTGGCGGGCGGCGCCCTGGCCCTCGCCGCCACGTTCAGCATCGGCAGCATGCTCGGCGCCACGGGCGTGGTGTAG
- a CDS encoding DUF4439 domain-containing protein has protein sequence MLRYFRYAVMSFTALLVLSLGFALIPAEPPPPADPPFSEQARMAALDDALELRTAAGVLSAVPAAGGAPDVGGKTAAVDTAVTLLTLQARTLLSPSEAAPALDAPSPASAQPAPQPTTTESPKAELSSLAGLASALSASGVQRLADAAKADGGLARLLAGAGTAQLLAAEDVAAAGGVAVETLPHSAAGTPAGASPSTAATPAASPTRSPTESACPPFLPAPAGPPTAAAPASAGQETTGTGTVAAVANALSAALAAEQQSVYAYQAALPRLAAKDTGAAGAFLAAHEDLAAEAAAHSRAACSAAQMQQPGYVLDPEFLAHPAAGLARLELVSLPAFGDVIALADGGTREWAISALQAAARRAAHWGADPGPVPGVVLDQDQLPDLPASSAPAPAEP, from the coding sequence ATGCTGCGCTATTTCCGGTACGCCGTTATGTCGTTCACAGCCCTCCTTGTCCTCAGCCTCGGATTCGCCCTGATCCCCGCGGAACCGCCGCCGCCCGCGGATCCGCCGTTCTCCGAGCAGGCGAGGATGGCCGCCCTGGATGACGCGCTGGAGCTGCGAACGGCCGCTGGGGTGCTGTCAGCTGTGCCGGCAGCCGGCGGCGCCCCGGACGTTGGCGGAAAAACGGCCGCCGTGGACACGGCTGTGACATTGCTGACGCTGCAGGCGCGCACCCTCCTTTCGCCGTCGGAAGCCGCCCCTGCGCTGGACGCACCCTCCCCTGCCTCCGCGCAGCCCGCCCCGCAGCCAACGACGACGGAATCCCCCAAGGCGGAACTTTCCAGCCTTGCAGGGCTGGCGTCCGCGCTCTCGGCCAGCGGAGTGCAGCGCCTCGCCGACGCAGCAAAGGCCGACGGCGGGCTGGCCCGGCTGCTGGCCGGTGCCGGCACCGCCCAACTGCTCGCCGCCGAGGACGTGGCCGCCGCCGGCGGCGTCGCCGTGGAAACACTGCCGCACTCAGCCGCAGGGACGCCCGCCGGTGCCTCTCCATCCACAGCCGCCACACCCGCAGCCAGCCCCACGCGATCCCCGACGGAATCCGCCTGCCCGCCGTTTCTTCCGGCGCCCGCGGGTCCTCCCACGGCCGCGGCTCCGGCATCTGCTGGACAGGAAACAACCGGCACAGGGACGGTTGCAGCTGTCGCCAATGCGCTTTCGGCGGCCCTGGCCGCCGAACAGCAGAGTGTCTACGCCTACCAGGCGGCACTCCCCCGGCTGGCAGCCAAGGACACCGGCGCGGCGGGAGCCTTCCTTGCCGCGCATGAAGACCTTGCCGCCGAAGCCGCGGCGCACTCCCGGGCAGCATGCAGTGCCGCACAGATGCAGCAGCCCGGCTACGTACTGGACCCGGAATTCCTTGCCCACCCGGCTGCCGGGCTTGCCCGCCTGGAGCTGGTGTCGCTTCCTGCCTTCGGGGACGTCATTGCCCTTGCCGACGGCGGCACGCGGGAGTGGGCCATCTCCGCCCTTCAGGCCGCGGCACGCCGCGCTGCCCACTGGGGCGCGGACCCGGGGCCGGTTCCCGGCGTCGTCCTCGACCAGGACCAGCTGCCGGACCTTCCCGCCAGTTCCGCTCCTGCGCCGGCAGAGCCATGA
- the rimP gene encoding ribosome maturation factor RimP: protein MSNSEATASSDLTGTGKADAAPANNPEAARLRALLEPAVQANRLYLEDVAIVAGSHRVVHVVVDLPQEETGGVSLDVIADISKVLSDVLDNDPADDGRPYDLEVSSPGVGRPLTEPRHWHRAKGRMVKVNVAQGDNVTGRIQSVDDGGVMIIPEIAVKKGMKPKQGDPVKLPFDRIRNGKVEIEFSHLSEDGLEPEHNGPSEEA, encoded by the coding sequence GTGAGCAATTCAGAAGCCACGGCTTCATCGGACCTGACCGGAACGGGTAAGGCTGATGCCGCACCCGCCAACAACCCGGAAGCTGCCCGGCTCCGCGCGCTCCTCGAACCGGCGGTGCAGGCGAACCGCCTGTACCTGGAGGACGTGGCCATCGTGGCGGGTTCCCACCGGGTGGTCCACGTTGTGGTGGACCTGCCCCAGGAGGAAACCGGCGGCGTCAGCCTTGATGTCATTGCGGACATCTCGAAAGTCCTGTCCGACGTCCTGGACAACGATCCCGCCGACGACGGCCGGCCCTATGATCTCGAGGTTTCCTCGCCCGGCGTGGGGCGCCCCCTGACCGAGCCGCGCCACTGGCACCGCGCCAAGGGCCGCATGGTCAAGGTCAATGTTGCCCAGGGGGACAACGTCACCGGCCGCATCCAGTCAGTGGATGACGGGGGAGTGATGATCATCCCGGAGATCGCCGTGAAAAAGGGAATGAAGCCCAAGCAGGGCGATCCCGTCAAGCTTCCTTTCGACAGGATCCGCAACGGAAAAGTCGAGATCGAATTCAGCCACCTCTCCGAGGACGGTCTGGAACCTGAACACAATGGACCTTCTGAGGAGGCCTGA
- the nusA gene encoding transcription termination factor NusA, with translation MDIDMSALRLLEREREIPLDLLIPTIEQALLVAYHKSPGAFEKARAELDRKSGHVTIWAVEIDDDGAPIGEFEHTPEGFGRIAASTARQIILQRLRDVEDDNVLGEFKGREGELVSGTIQQGNNPHMIQVNLGSVEALLPPPEQVPGEKYIHGNRLRALVIDVHRGSKGPSVTLSRSHPGLVRKLFELEVPEIADRSVEIVALAREAGHRTKIAVKANVPGINAKGACIGEMGSRVRAVMNELNDEKIDIVDFSENPATFIASALSPSRVNSVTITDEATRSARVVVPDYQLSLAIGKEGQNARLAAKLTGWRIDIVSDAAQARDN, from the coding sequence ATGGATATTGACATGAGCGCACTGAGACTTCTGGAGCGTGAGCGTGAAATTCCGCTGGACCTCCTCATCCCCACCATTGAGCAGGCGCTCCTGGTGGCCTACCACAAGTCGCCCGGCGCCTTCGAAAAGGCCCGCGCCGAACTGGACCGCAAGAGCGGCCACGTGACCATTTGGGCTGTGGAGATTGACGACGACGGCGCCCCCATCGGCGAGTTCGAGCACACCCCTGAGGGGTTCGGCCGGATCGCTGCCAGCACCGCGCGCCAGATCATCCTGCAACGCCTGCGTGACGTTGAGGACGACAACGTGCTGGGCGAGTTCAAGGGCCGCGAAGGCGAGCTGGTGTCCGGCACCATCCAGCAGGGCAACAACCCCCACATGATCCAGGTCAACCTGGGCTCCGTCGAGGCGCTGCTGCCGCCGCCCGAGCAGGTTCCCGGGGAGAAGTACATCCACGGCAACCGGCTGCGCGCTTTGGTCATTGACGTCCACCGTGGTTCAAAGGGCCCGTCCGTCACTCTCTCCAGGTCCCACCCCGGCCTGGTCCGCAAGCTCTTTGAACTGGAAGTGCCGGAGATCGCCGACCGCTCGGTCGAGATCGTGGCACTGGCCAGGGAAGCCGGCCACCGCACCAAGATTGCGGTCAAGGCCAACGTCCCCGGCATCAACGCCAAGGGAGCCTGCATCGGCGAGATGGGGTCGCGGGTCCGCGCCGTCATGAATGAACTCAACGACGAAAAGATCGACATCGTCGATTTCAGCGAGAACCCGGCCACCTTCATTGCCAGCGCGCTGTCGCCGTCGCGAGTGAATTCCGTCACCATCACCGATGAAGCCACCCGGTCCGCCCGCGTGGTGGTTCCGGACTACCAGCTCTCCCTGGCAATCGGCAAAGAGGGCCAGAACGCGCGGCTGGCGGCCAAGCTCACCGGCTGGCGGATCGACATCGTGTCCGACGCCGCCCAGGCGCGGGACAACTAA
- a CDS encoding YlxR family protein, with product MTVPVASGNQPERTCIGCRKKGTRNELLRLVAEGSGSNAVLVDERRRMAGRGAWLHPSESCLALALKRRAFGRALRGATGTAAVERRITSGPSVARVPATATPTVQPESGSEN from the coding sequence ATGACCGTGCCAGTAGCAAGCGGGAATCAGCCGGAGCGTACCTGCATCGGATGCCGGAAGAAGGGCACGCGGAATGAGTTACTCCGGCTCGTCGCCGAAGGCAGTGGATCAAACGCTGTCCTGGTGGATGAACGACGCCGGATGGCTGGCCGGGGTGCATGGCTGCATCCCAGCGAATCGTGCCTGGCTCTGGCGTTGAAGCGGCGAGCGTTCGGACGTGCCCTGCGGGGAGCGACCGGTACCGCCGCCGTCGAACGCCGGATCACGTCAGGCCCGAGCGTTGCACGCGTTCCGGCAACTGCAACACCAACCGTCCAACCTGAAAGCGGGTCAGAAAACTGA
- the rbfA gene encoding 30S ribosome-binding factor RbfA: MADPARAAKLAQRIKVVVAEALGRKVKDPRLEGITVTDARVTNDLQHATVYYTVLGDQAVQADAAKGLEKAKGVLRQEVGRNITVRLTPSLEFVADQIPVVASNLEELLREAKKRDAEVAALAAQAKHAGDADPYKSDASADVDIDEDDFDEEDLDLSDDEELDEDGHK; the protein is encoded by the coding sequence ATGGCTGATCCGGCACGTGCTGCCAAGTTGGCGCAGCGGATTAAGGTTGTTGTTGCTGAGGCCCTGGGCCGGAAGGTTAAGGATCCCCGGCTCGAGGGCATCACTGTTACTGATGCCCGGGTGACCAATGATCTGCAGCATGCCACTGTGTATTACACCGTCCTTGGCGACCAGGCTGTCCAGGCTGACGCCGCCAAGGGACTGGAAAAGGCCAAGGGTGTGCTTCGGCAGGAGGTTGGCCGGAACATTACCGTCCGGCTGACTCCCAGCCTCGAATTCGTGGCCGACCAGATTCCCGTGGTTGCCTCCAACCTGGAGGAACTGCTGCGGGAGGCCAAGAAGCGTGACGCCGAGGTGGCCGCGCTTGCCGCCCAGGCAAAGCACGCGGGCGACGCCGACCCCTACAAGAGTGACGCGTCCGCCGATGTGGACATCGACGAGGACGACTTCGACGAAGAGGACCTTGACCTCAGTGACGACGAGGAACTCGACGAAGACGGCCACAAGTAA
- a CDS encoding ScyD/ScyE family protein: protein MKRKLTIIACVAAAAVIAPAVPSWAREEAQDRDVLADGLVSPLHLAIGTSKSVYVTQDFAGTLSRVDRDKSVDTVYQAPEGWGVAGVETRGATAFFLEAKGAGQGDPAALGGYLKSIRPRGEAKTIADLAEYERTTNPDADQQYGFAPGTSGQCLKEAAGIPDAPPPQYTGTLDSNPYATHVQANTAYVADAGANAILKVNISSGDITTLAVLPPRPAVLTAEAAATLGAPGCAGFEYAFEPVPTDVEMGPDGWLYVSSLPGGPEVPSLGDRGAIFKVNPWTGQAKLWVDYILSPTGLAVANNGDVYVASLFGNQILRFIVSKAHRSEFLAVESPADVEIRGGTLYATVNVLGGPPPGPGGAPAGPPAGKVIESDLH from the coding sequence ATGAAGAGAAAGCTGACCATCATCGCCTGCGTGGCGGCTGCAGCCGTCATCGCACCGGCAGTTCCGTCCTGGGCACGCGAAGAAGCCCAGGACCGGGACGTCCTGGCCGACGGCCTCGTTTCGCCCCTGCACCTGGCCATAGGAACAAGCAAGTCCGTCTACGTCACCCAGGACTTCGCGGGGACGCTCAGCCGCGTGGACCGCGATAAGAGCGTCGACACCGTTTACCAGGCTCCGGAGGGCTGGGGCGTGGCCGGTGTGGAAACCCGTGGTGCCACGGCCTTCTTCCTTGAAGCCAAGGGGGCCGGCCAGGGTGACCCGGCAGCGTTGGGAGGCTACCTGAAATCGATCCGCCCACGCGGAGAAGCCAAGACCATAGCGGACCTCGCTGAATACGAGCGGACCACCAACCCTGACGCGGACCAGCAGTATGGCTTCGCTCCCGGCACAAGCGGCCAGTGCCTTAAGGAAGCTGCAGGCATCCCGGACGCCCCACCGCCGCAGTACACAGGCACCCTGGATTCAAATCCTTACGCCACCCACGTCCAGGCCAACACGGCGTACGTGGCTGACGCCGGAGCGAACGCGATCCTCAAGGTCAACATCAGCTCAGGGGACATCACCACGCTGGCAGTCCTGCCGCCGCGGCCCGCAGTGCTGACCGCGGAAGCTGCGGCCACACTGGGCGCACCAGGCTGCGCAGGGTTCGAGTATGCATTCGAACCGGTTCCCACGGATGTGGAGATGGGTCCGGACGGCTGGCTGTACGTGTCGTCCCTGCCCGGCGGCCCGGAGGTCCCCTCGCTCGGTGACCGCGGCGCGATCTTCAAGGTCAACCCGTGGACGGGCCAGGCGAAGCTCTGGGTCGATTACATCCTCAGCCCCACGGGCCTGGCGGTGGCGAATAACGGCGACGTGTATGTTGCATCGCTTTTCGGCAACCAGATCCTGAGGTTCATCGTATCGAAGGCACACCGTAGCGAGTTCCTCGCAGTCGAATCTCCGGCAGACGTAGAGATCCGCGGCGGCACGCTGTACGCCACGGTGAACGTATTGGGCGGTCCCCCACCCGGTCCCGGCGGGGCGCCCGCAGGGCCACCGGCCGGGAAAGTCATCGAGTCCGACCTCCACTAG